One genomic window of Nicotiana sylvestris chromosome 10, ASM39365v2, whole genome shotgun sequence includes the following:
- the LOC138879277 gene encoding uncharacterized protein yields the protein MQQTIDNLTSQLNVVNAALQGLLRGGVDQIGGAVNLASVTQKLKIPKPNPYNGDRNAKYVEYFIIDIEQYFNAIGSLEEAKKVVTIVVYLQGDAKLWWQVKYEDIRADEDALETWAELKAAIHLQYFHKNVEYNARGKLEELRQTKSVRDYVREFSVLMLNICDMGDKDKLLTFLEGWKPYARMELQRQRVDTLPKAIQTAECLRDYQVEARNDRPQPPFRAGYKGG from the coding sequence atgcaacaaactataGACAACTTGACAAGccagctcaatgttgtcaatgctgctttACAGGGCCTACTTCGAGGAGGTGTAGACCAAATCGGGGGTGCTGTGAACCTTGCTTCCGTGACACAAAAACTGAAAATTCCTAAACCAAATCCATACAATGGAGATAGGAATGCCAAATATGTGGAATACTTCATCAttgacatcgaacaatacttcaaTGCCATTGGCAgcctagaagaagctaagaaggtagTAACTATTGTCgtgtatcttcagggtgatgctaaactctggtggcaGGTGAAGTACGAAGACATCAGGGCCGATGAAGATGCTCTCGAGACATGGGCAGAACTAAAGGCAGCCATACACCTACAGTACTTCCACAAAAATGTTGAATACAATGCAAGAGGAAAGCTAGAGGAGCTCCGCCAGACCAAATCAGTGCGGGACTATGTGCGAGAATTCTCCGTGCTCATGCTAAACATATgtgacatgggggacaaagacaagctcttgACCTTCCTAGAAGGGTGgaaaccttatgcccgtatggaactacaaaGACAAAGGGTAGATACCCTACCCAAGGCGATCCAAACAGCTGAATGCCTTAGGGACTATCAAGTGGAAGCTCGGAATGATAGGCCTCAACCGCCTTTCCGAGCGGGATACAAAGGGGGCTAG